A single Candidatus Polarisedimenticolaceae bacterium DNA region contains:
- a CDS encoding OsmC family protein: MNVDDLRAIQAPLKQRYREEPKAAVVTLSAEGDLGDGIACNVATGRALVEAGLHPATGGTGALACSGDMLLQALVACAGVTLSAVATSLGIELRGAHLRAEGDLDFRGTLGVDKTARVGFERIRLLIDLDTDAPDEQRRKLLELTERYCVVFQTLSRSPELRVSATTR, translated from the coding sequence ATGAACGTCGACGACCTGCGCGCGATCCAGGCGCCTCTCAAGCAGCGCTACCGCGAGGAGCCGAAGGCGGCGGTGGTCACGCTCTCTGCGGAGGGCGATCTCGGCGACGGCATCGCGTGCAACGTGGCGACCGGCCGCGCGCTCGTCGAGGCGGGCCTGCACCCCGCCACCGGCGGAACCGGAGCGCTCGCCTGCTCCGGCGACATGTTGCTTCAGGCGCTCGTCGCCTGCGCCGGCGTCACGCTCTCGGCGGTCGCGACCTCGCTCGGGATCGAGCTGCGCGGGGCACATCTCCGCGCCGAGGGCGACCTCGATTTCCGCGGCACCCTCGGCGTCGACAAGACGGCGCGGGTCGGGTTCGAGCGGATCCGGCTCTTAATCGACCTCGACACCGACGCGCCGGACGAGCAGCGCCGGAAGCTCCTCGAGCTGACCGAGCGTTACTGCGTCGTGTTCCAGACTCTCTCGCGGAGTCCCGAGCTGCGCGTCAGCGCCACCACGCGCTGA